A window from Primulina eburnea isolate SZY01 chromosome 2, ASM2296580v1, whole genome shotgun sequence encodes these proteins:
- the LOC140823906 gene encoding protein root UVB sensitive 6-like isoform X1: MQSKCDQILKNMRFKHPSNSTSQTIASADSRLLVRETLCISANLASAAPPYPSAAAVTPERQDLRLDRLSNDQFVDSSLRVICCEEIDGRRWKYFAENDDFISHGSKQFKKNCIRAVCLQSPKAPVDELMTFIRSYVVPEGFPVSVTPSYVPYMTWRALKYFFGGAMSVFTTQTLLSSVGVSRNRAVPGAVAINWIIKDGAGQVGKMLFSRQGKKFDYDLKQLRFAGDIMMELGAGLELATAVVPHLFLPLACVANVSKNVAAVTSASTRTPIYKAFARGENIGDVTAKGECVANMADLLGTGLSIMLSKQNPSLVTTFTLLSCGYLMSSYQEVKSVVLHKLNRARLTVAVESFLKTGQVPTLHEGNSMENIFNLPWKEHRPIVLGPRFKDAFQDPNSYLAVEPIFEKEQYIVTYNSSKDKIYALFKDEAKSDDILKAAFHARVLFHIVHTSNKNMSSPGKREHDFSVGPTLSDLQSHNAESYQMVSALYGLFKNKAMEQGWVMSESLLNPGRARLCELGS; this comes from the exons ATGCAATCAAAGTGTGATCAAATTCTGAAAAATATGCGATTCAAGCACCCTTCGAATTCGACTTCCCAAACAATTGCGTCCGCGGATTCGAGGCTTCTAGTGCGGGAGACGCTTTGCATTAGTGCAAACCTAGCATCAGCGGCTCCTCCGTACCCCTCGGCAGCGGCGGTGACGCCGGAGCGGCAGGATTTGAGACTCGACCGACTTTCCAATGATCAATTTGTGGATTCGAGCTTGAGGGTGATCTGTTGCGAGGAGATCGATGGCAGGAGATGGAAATACTTCGCTGAGAACGATGATTTTATAAGTCATGGATCGAAGCAATTTAAGAAGAATTGTATTCGTGCTGTCTGCTTGCAGTCACCCAAGGCTCCCGTTGAT GAGTTGATGACTTTTATAAGATCCTACGTAGTTCCAGAAGGTTTTCCTGTTTCGGTTACACCTTCTTATGTTCCTTACATGACGTGGAGAGCTTTAAag TACTTCTTTGGCGGGGCAATGAGTGTTTTCACAACTCAAACTCTTCTAAGTTCAGTGGGAGTATCAAGAAATAGAGCTGTACCAGGAGCTGTGGCTATCAACTGGATTATAAAG GATGGTGCTGGACAGGTTGGGAAGATGCTATTTTCTCGTCAGGGAAAGAAATTTGactatgatctaaagcag CTTAGGTTTGCTGGCGATATCATGATGGAGTTGGGAGCTGGTTTAGAGTTGGCAACTGCTGTTGTTCCCCATTTATTTCTTCCTTTGGCCTGTGTAGCCAATGTTTCCAAG AATGTTGCTGCTGTGACATCTGCTTCAACTCGAACCCCAATCTACAAAGCTTTTGCTAGGGGCGAAAATATTGGAGATGTGACTGCCAAAGGAGAATGTGTTGCAAATATGGCTGATCTG CTCGGAACTGGACTGAGCATTATGCTGTCTAAGCAAAATCCATCCTTGGTTACCACATTTACTTTGCTCTCATGTGGGTATTTGATGAGCTCTTACCAAGAG GTGAAATCTGTGGTATTGCATAAGCTGAATCGGGCAAGATTAACTGTGGCAGTTGAATCCTTCTTGAAGACAG GGCAAGTTCCAACGTTACACGAGGGAAATTCAATGGaaaatatattcaatcttccatGGAAGGAACACAGGCCTATTGTTCTTG GTCCGCGGTTTAAAGACGCATTCCAAGATCCTAATTCATATCTTGCTGTGGAGCcaatttttgag AAAGAGCAATATATTGTTACCTATAATTCTTCGAAGGACAAAATATATGCTCTATTCAAGGATGAAGCAAAGTCTGATGATATATTGAAAGCTGCCTTTCAT GCTCGTGTGCTTTTTCACATTGTTCACACCTCCAATAAGAACATGTCTTCCCCTGGGAAACGAGAGCATGATTTCTCGGTTGGACCAACATTGTCTGATCTTCAATCTCATAATGCTGAATCATATCAGATGGTGTCTGCTTTATATGGACTGTTCAAGAATAAAGCTATGGAACAG GGTTGGGTTATGTCTGAATCACTGCTTAATCCCGGCAGAGCACGGTTATGTGAATTGGGCAGTTAA
- the LOC140823906 gene encoding protein root UVB sensitive 6-like isoform X2 — protein sequence MDRSNLRRIVFVLSACSHPRLPLMSELMTFIRSYVVPEGFPVSVTPSYVPYMTWRALKYFFGGAMSVFTTQTLLSSVGVSRNRAVPGAVAINWIIKDGAGQVGKMLFSRQGKKFDYDLKQLRFAGDIMMELGAGLELATAVVPHLFLPLACVANVSKNVAAVTSASTRTPIYKAFARGENIGDVTAKGECVANMADLLGTGLSIMLSKQNPSLVTTFTLLSCGYLMSSYQEVKSVVLHKLNRARLTVAVESFLKTGQVPTLHEGNSMENIFNLPWKEHRPIVLGPRFKDAFQDPNSYLAVEPIFEKEQYIVTYNSSKDKIYALFKDEAKSDDILKAAFHARVLFHIVHTSNKNMSSPGKREHDFSVGPTLSDLQSHNAESYQMVSALYGLFKNKAMEQGWVMSESLLNPGRARLCELGS from the exons ATGGATCGAAGCAATTTAAGAAGAATTGTATTCGTGCTGTCTGCTTGCAGTCACCCAAGGCTCCCGTTGATGTCG GAGTTGATGACTTTTATAAGATCCTACGTAGTTCCAGAAGGTTTTCCTGTTTCGGTTACACCTTCTTATGTTCCTTACATGACGTGGAGAGCTTTAAag TACTTCTTTGGCGGGGCAATGAGTGTTTTCACAACTCAAACTCTTCTAAGTTCAGTGGGAGTATCAAGAAATAGAGCTGTACCAGGAGCTGTGGCTATCAACTGGATTATAAAG GATGGTGCTGGACAGGTTGGGAAGATGCTATTTTCTCGTCAGGGAAAGAAATTTGactatgatctaaagcag CTTAGGTTTGCTGGCGATATCATGATGGAGTTGGGAGCTGGTTTAGAGTTGGCAACTGCTGTTGTTCCCCATTTATTTCTTCCTTTGGCCTGTGTAGCCAATGTTTCCAAG AATGTTGCTGCTGTGACATCTGCTTCAACTCGAACCCCAATCTACAAAGCTTTTGCTAGGGGCGAAAATATTGGAGATGTGACTGCCAAAGGAGAATGTGTTGCAAATATGGCTGATCTG CTCGGAACTGGACTGAGCATTATGCTGTCTAAGCAAAATCCATCCTTGGTTACCACATTTACTTTGCTCTCATGTGGGTATTTGATGAGCTCTTACCAAGAG GTGAAATCTGTGGTATTGCATAAGCTGAATCGGGCAAGATTAACTGTGGCAGTTGAATCCTTCTTGAAGACAG GGCAAGTTCCAACGTTACACGAGGGAAATTCAATGGaaaatatattcaatcttccatGGAAGGAACACAGGCCTATTGTTCTTG GTCCGCGGTTTAAAGACGCATTCCAAGATCCTAATTCATATCTTGCTGTGGAGCcaatttttgag AAAGAGCAATATATTGTTACCTATAATTCTTCGAAGGACAAAATATATGCTCTATTCAAGGATGAAGCAAAGTCTGATGATATATTGAAAGCTGCCTTTCAT GCTCGTGTGCTTTTTCACATTGTTCACACCTCCAATAAGAACATGTCTTCCCCTGGGAAACGAGAGCATGATTTCTCGGTTGGACCAACATTGTCTGATCTTCAATCTCATAATGCTGAATCATATCAGATGGTGTCTGCTTTATATGGACTGTTCAAGAATAAAGCTATGGAACAG GGTTGGGTTATGTCTGAATCACTGCTTAATCCCGGCAGAGCACGGTTATGTGAATTGGGCAGTTAA